TGCCACCTTTCCGCCCGTCAGATCCAATCAGTATCAGGCCTTCAGGTTGCCGGAAATTGACCGTATCGTTACCTGCCAGACCATCGAGACCATGTTTGCCAATAAACTGGTGGCGCCGCTTGACCGTTATGAGAAGAACGAATCAGTTGCCGGCAGGGACGTCTATGATATTCATTATTTTTTTCTGCAAGGCTATCGCTATAATCACGCGGTGATTGAGGAAAGGCGCCACACCGACCTGCCGGCCTTTTTTCAAGAATTAATCAAATTCACAGATACCCATGTCAATGAAACAACCATTACCCAGGACCTGAATTTTTTGGTGCCTTATGATAAATTCAGAACTCTTAGAAAATGTCTTAAAAACGAGGTTTTGATGTTTCTCAAAGATGAGCTTAAACGCCTGACTCATTGAGCGTCATGTATTTTTATTTTTTTTCATTACATTGTCAGGAGTGCATTTTGTAGTTCTATAAAAGACTCATTTAGCATTCAGTATTTTCCAAAATAAGCGCAATATGGACACCACC
The Patescibacteria group bacterium genome window above contains:
- a CDS encoding nucleotidyl transferase AbiEii/AbiGii toxin family protein; translated protein: MILPHPKEAVHKAWLYRILIHLYDDNALSAALYFKGGTCAAMLGYLDRFSVDLDFDFMLPREEIDATRKKMEKIFTSLGLEIKDKSQNTLQYFLKYSAAAHARNTIKIDATFPPVRSNQYQAFRLPEIDRIVTCQTIETMFANKLVAPLDRYEKNESVAGRDVYDIHYFFLQGYRYNHAVIEERRHTDLPAFFQELIKFTDTHVNETTITQDLNFLVPYDKFRTLRKCLKNEVLMFLKDELKRLTH